The following proteins come from a genomic window of Metarhizium brunneum chromosome 2, complete sequence:
- the NCF2 gene encoding Neutrophil cytosol factor 2: MSLKLEIETWVAALARYDNNEFDDALGEFDRIADTSKILFNMGVIHATLGEHEKAVECYQRAIRLDQYLAVAYFQQGVSNFLLGDFEEALANFNDTLLYLRGNTMIDYAQLGLLFKLYSCEVLFNRGLCYIYLQQREAGMQDLSYAVKEKVVEDHNVIDEAIREEAEGYTVFSIPVGVVYRPNEAKVRNLKTKDYLGKARLVAASDRSNAFTGFTGSEIKNAGQNEVKDDRPADNISFAATNLVKPGIQSRRQQSEPPTSRNVFPPTPPPENDRPNRGSVRNGSRPTPAKLTIQTQDIGRKYEKAPSPEEIRATRSASSSVSRGFSRRDLPPMQRRPTRPIEEEDEADPADLYDMYQGRGGGSSMSRDSRPSTRSRQQPRYPEEDDGSDYDGSLGGAEFEMVSNNRRRQGSRSDSRAASRRPEIRKIRVKVHADDVRYLMIGTAIEFQDLVDRIKDKFGLRRRFKIKIKDEDMPDGDMITIGDEDDLEMAIQSATNQAKRQRLEVAKMEIWIFDL; this comes from the exons ATGTCTTTGAAGCTG GAAATCGAGACATGGGTGGCGGCCCTGGCTCGTTATGACAACAATGAGTTCGATGACGCTCTCGGCGAGTTCGACAGGATCGCCGACACAAGCAAGATTCTGTTTAATATGGGTGTTATCCACGCTACACTAGGCGAACATGAGAAAGCT GTCGAATGTTATCAGCGTGCCATTCGCCTTGACCAGTATCTCGCTGTTGCATACTTTCAGCAAGGTGTGTCCAATTTCTTACTAGGCGACTTCGAAGAGGCTCTCGCGAATTTCAACGATACGCTATTGTACTTGCGGGGCAATACAATGATCGACTATGCTCAGCTCGGTCTcttatttaagctttattcTTGCGAGGTACTCTTCAACAGAGGCTTATGCTACATTTATTTGCAACAGAGGGAGGCTGGAATGCAGGATCTATCTTATGCGGTGAAGGAGAAGGTTGTAGAGGACCACAATGTTATAGATGAGGCGATCCGCGAAGAGGCTGAA GGATATACCGTTTTCTCTATCCCAGTTGGCGTAGTCTACCGACCAAATGAAGCCAAAGTTCGAAACTTGAAAACCAAGGACTATCTAGGTAAAGCAAGACTAGTAGCTGCGTCAGATCGGTCGAATGCCTTTACTGGTTTTACGGGGTCAGAAATCAAGAAT gctggtCAGAACGAAGTTAAAGATGACCGGCCGGCGGACAATATTTCCTTTGCCGCAACGAACCTGGTTAAGCCCGGTATTCAGTCACGGCGGCAGCAATCAGAACCCCCAACGAGCCGAAATGTATTTCCACCCACCCCTCCTCCTGAAAATGACCGACCCAATCGCGGAAGTGTTCGGAACGGCTCAAGGCCGACGCCTGCAAAATTGACGATTCAGACGCAAGATATTGGCCGGAAGTACGAGAAAGCTCCTTCCCCCGAAGAAATTCGCGCGACTCGgtctgcatcatcatcagtgTCTCGGGGCTTCTCTAGAAGAGACCTCCCACCAATGCAACGACGCCCAACCAGACCAatcgaggaagaggacgaagcgGACCCGGCTGATCTGTACGACATGTACCAAGGCAGGGGAGGTGGGTCAAGTATGTCGAGAGACAGCCGTCCTTCCACGCGCTCTAGACAGCAGCCTCGATATcctgaagaagacgacggatCAGACTATGATGGCTCTCTTGGCGGAGCTGAGTTTGAAATGGTGTCGAATAATCGCAGGCGCCAAGGCTCGAGATCAGATTCTCGCGCTGCTTCCCGTCGACCTGAGATTCGCAAGATTCGTGTCAAGGTTCATGCCGATGATGTCAGATACCTTATGATTGGCACGGCGATTGAATTTCAAGACTTGGTGGACAGAATAAAAGATAAATTTGGATTGAGACGACGCTTCAagatcaagatcaaggatGAGGATATGCCTGATGGAGACATGATAACTAttggagacgaggacgatTTGGAAATGGCGATTCAGAGTGCAACTAACCAGGCCAAGAGGCAGAGACTAGAAGTTGCTAAGATGGAG ATTTGGATTTTCGATCTTTAG